Below is a window of Acidobacteriota bacterium DNA.
TTGGCCACGAACCCGGCCATGGGGGGGATGCCGCCGAGGGAGAGGAGAAAGAAGATCATGAGAACGGCGGCCCAGGGGCTCCGGTGGATCAGGCCGTCGAAGTCTTCCATGCGATCGCCCGCGCTACCCTCCCTCTGGAGATAGAGGATGAGACCGAAGGCGCCCAGGTTCATGAAGGCGTAGACCAGCAGGTAGAGCAGGGCCGCCTCGATGCCCTGATCCGTGGCGGTGCGACCCGACGCCACGAGGCCGATGAGCACGTAGCCCGCGTGGGCGATGGAGGAATACGCCAGCATGCGCTTCACGTTGTCCTGGACCATGGCCGCCACGTTGCCCCAGATCATCGTGAGGACGGCCACCACACCGAGGACGCCCGTCCACGTGGCGGACAGCGGCAGGAGCCCCGCGGCGAAGATCCGGATGGCCATGGCGAAGGCGGCGGCCTTGGGGGCCACGCTCATGAAGCCGGTGATGGGGGTCGCCGCCCCCTCGTAGGCATCGGGGGTCCACCAGTGGAAGGGCACCAGGGCCGCCTTGAACAGCAAGGCCGCGGCGAGAATCACGACGCCGGCGGCGAGCGGAAAGCCGAGGGACTCCAGGCCGCCGGCCTGGATCCGGGAGGCCAGGAAGGCCTTCACGGCGGACAGGTGGACGGTGCCGGTGACGCCGTAGATCAGGGAGGTCCCGTAGAGGTACAGGCCGGAGGAAAAGGCCCCGAGAAGGAAGTACTTGGTGGCCCCCTCGACGCTCTTCTCGTCGCGCCGCAGGTAGGCGGCCAGCACGTACACGGCCAGCGCCATGGTTTCCAGTCCGACCCACAGGGTGAGAAGGTCCGCCCCGCTGGCCATGACCATCATGCCGAAAACAGAGAAGGTCAGGAAGGTGAAGTATTCGCCCGTCCAGGCGGCCATGACGTCCAGGTGCTTGAAGGACAGCAAGGTGGCCAGGATCGCGCCGAGGAGGAAGACGACCTTGAAGCTCTGGCTGTAGGCGTCCACCCAAAGGCCCACGCCTCCGTCCAGACCCGAGAGAGCGCTCACGTGGGCCCCGGGAGGGATCGCCCACAGGGTCTGGAGCGTGAGGACCAGGGCCACCAGGAACCCTGCCAGGGCCAGCGCGCCCGTGCCCACGCGCAGGGAGCGGCCTCCCTTCACGGCCGAGAGGATCAGGAACACGATCCCAAAGGCCACGAGGACCCATTCGGGGCTCAGGAGGCGCCAGAATTCCGGATGAAGGACGGGCATGGC
It encodes the following:
- a CDS encoding NADH-quinone oxidoreductase subunit N; translation: MPVLHPEFWRLLSPEWVLVAFGIVFLILSAVKGGRSLRVGTGALALAGFLVALVLTLQTLWAIPPGAHVSALSGLDGGVGLWVDAYSQSFKVVFLLGAILATLLSFKHLDVMAAWTGEYFTFLTFSVFGMMVMASGADLLTLWVGLETMALAVYVLAAYLRRDEKSVEGATKYFLLGAFSSGLYLYGTSLIYGVTGTVHLSAVKAFLASRIQAGGLESLGFPLAAGVVILAAALLFKAALVPFHWWTPDAYEGAATPITGFMSVAPKAAAFAMAIRIFAAGLLPLSATWTGVLGVVAVLTMIWGNVAAMVQDNVKRMLAYSSIAHAGYVLIGLVASGRTATDQGIEAALLYLLVYAFMNLGAFGLILYLQREGSAGDRMEDFDGLIHRSPWAAVLMIFFLLSLGGIPPMAGFVAKLMIFYSAVSASLYLLAVVLAVTSVVSLYYYFRLVYRMFLRDPQALPAPRAGWTLAAGLWICGAATLAFGLYGQPLITWAARISLLGR